A region from the Fusarium musae strain F31 chromosome 1, whole genome shotgun sequence genome encodes:
- a CDS encoding hypothetical protein (EggNog:ENOG41): MLKNLLVLTLASFAFGQDDIPTDATVKDEDMGPAAFMWPPDRVWSGDMDNKAPCGSRASVGNRTNFPLTGGAVSLVGQDDYYNTKISISYSEDPQSNDDFETLIQEKSITDLNPGHTCVQVPDAPSKVSAGDNATLQIIYRADWDAPHNQTFYACADITFVTKSEFKFEIPCFNATEPGDDDKAAGATVGPSPTATHPSTSSESSDASEAESKSGKSNKLSGGAIAGIVIGSIAGVVLISGAILFFLRRRQQAKRNSRIARMEDNARKHQLATDGASGTSI, from the exons ATGTTGAAGAATCTGCTTGTCCTGACTCTGGCGTCTTTTGCCTTTGGGCAAGATGACATTCCTACGGATGCTActgtcaaggatgaggaCATGGGACCTGCCGCTTTCATGTGGCCCCCGGACCGTGTTTGGTCTGGGGACATGGACAACAAGGCTCCTTGCGGTTCACGAGCATCTGTTGGCAACAGAACCAATTTTCCCTTGA CTGGCGGTGCTGTCTCTCTTGTTGGTCAGGATGATTATTACAACACCAAGATTAGCATCTCGTACTCAGAGG ACCCTCAGTCCAatgatgactttgagacCCTGATCCAGGAAAAGAGCATCACAGATCTCAACCCAGGCCACACCTGCGTCCAAGTCCCCGATGCCCCATCAAAGGTCTCAGCCGGCGACAATGCAACTCTGCAAATCATCTACCGCGCCGACTGGGACGCCCCTCACAACCAGACCTTCTACGCCTGCGCCGACATCACCTTTGTCACAAAGTCCGAGTTCAAGTTTGAGATCCCCTGCTTTAACGCCACTGAGCCCGGTGACGATGACAAGGCAGCTGGTGCTACTGTCGGACCCAGCCCAACTGCAACTCACCCGTCTACATCTTCTGAGAGCTCTGATGCTTCTGAGGCGGAGAGCAAGTCGGGCAAGTCTAACAAGTTGAGTGGTGGAGCTATTGCTGGTATTGTTATTGGTTCTATCGCTGGTGTTGTCTTGATTTCTGGTGCGATtctgttcttcttgcgccGTAGACAGCAGGCCAAGAGGAACTCGCGAATTGCTCGTATGGAGGATAACGCGCGCAAGCATCAGTTGGCTACGGATGGTGCTTCTGGCACCAGCATCTAA